In Oscillospiraceae bacterium, the following proteins share a genomic window:
- a CDS encoding cysteine hydrolase — MKKLLIVVDMQKDFVNGALGSKEAVAIVDNVVNKIENFDGDIIVTYDTHPENYMETQEGKNLPVPHCIKGTDGWKLDVKVQAAVDKKTYKAIEKPTFGSTELPEYIKANYNPDELEIQLIGLCTDICVVSNALLMKANFLETKVTVDASCCAGVTPDSHNAALTTMKMCQVQVIGE; from the coding sequence ATGAAAAAATTATTAATCGTGGTAGACATGCAAAAAGATTTTGTGAACGGTGCATTAGGTTCTAAAGAAGCTGTTGCCATTGTAGACAATGTGGTAAACAAAATTGAGAACTTTGACGGCGATATTATCGTAACATACGACACACATCCCGAAAACTATATGGAAACTCAGGAAGGAAAAAATCTGCCCGTCCCCCACTGTATCAAAGGAACAGACGGCTGGAAACTGGATGTCAAAGTGCAGGCAGCGGTTGACAAAAAAACTTACAAAGCCATTGAAAAACCCACTTTTGGTTCCACCGAACTTCCCGAATATATCAAAGCAAACTACAATCCTGACGAATTAGAAATCCAGCTCATTGGTCTTTGCACTGATATCTGCGTGGTATCTAATGCCCTCTTAATGAAAGCGAACTTTTTAGAAACCAAAGTAACTGTGGATGCAAGCTGTTGCGCCGGAGTAACTCCCGATAGCCACAATGCAGCACTCACCACAATGAAAATGTGTCAGGTTCAAGTGATTGGAGAATAA
- a CDS encoding nicotinate phosphoribosyltransferase — MSNAINPMLLCDFYKTVHSDMINPKMTKSMSYYTPRMSRVNRWDKVVMFGVQMFCKTWLIDYFNQYFFELSEEEVVEEYTRVLDATLGKGIYGTEKIRKLHQLGYLPIEIIALPEGTMVPVHVPMFGITNTHDDFAWLPQALESLISAEMWYPQITATVGKTYRDIVNKYYAETVDDNVPRAKALGAFDFRGDMCVDAALKAGAGWCLSFLNTATVPAIPYLENMFNCDCTKEPVAYGAVSTEHFVMCSNYAVDGDEITFLRKMLTELYPNTSFSCVLDSYDYWNVIDNILPQLHDEILAHNGCMLMRGDSGDCVEVVTKTVFKLWDQFGGTVNSKGYKVLDPHVKAIYGDSITVQRCEEIYEILMKEGFACSNVALGVGSFSMHCIEEDNMLKPFTRDTFSSCIKACYAEVDGKCYPVFKNPKDGGFKKSQKGLCYVYEENGELKYKDEYTSKNIPEGNLLETVFKDGKMVKDYTLDEIRQKLNGGEF, encoded by the coding sequence ATGAGCAATGCAATTAACCCTATGTTGCTGTGCGACTTTTATAAAACTGTACACAGCGATATGATTAACCCCAAAATGACCAAATCCATGTCCTATTACACGCCCAGAATGAGCCGTGTAAACAGATGGGACAAAGTGGTAATGTTCGGCGTGCAGATGTTCTGCAAAACCTGGCTGATTGATTATTTTAACCAATATTTCTTTGAGCTTAGCGAAGAAGAAGTGGTAGAAGAATACACCAGAGTGCTGGATGCAACTTTAGGAAAAGGGATCTACGGAACCGAAAAAATCAGAAAACTGCATCAGTTAGGATATTTACCGATTGAAATCATTGCGCTTCCCGAAGGGACCATGGTTCCTGTGCACGTGCCTATGTTTGGCATCACCAACACTCACGACGATTTCGCTTGGTTGCCTCAGGCGTTGGAAAGCTTGATTTCTGCAGAAATGTGGTATCCCCAAATTACTGCAACCGTAGGCAAAACCTACAGAGATATTGTCAATAAATACTATGCGGAAACCGTAGACGACAATGTGCCCAGAGCAAAAGCGTTAGGTGCTTTTGACTTCCGAGGAGATATGTGTGTGGATGCAGCATTAAAAGCAGGTGCAGGCTGGTGCTTATCCTTTTTAAATACCGCTACGGTTCCTGCAATTCCCTACTTGGAAAATATGTTTAACTGCGATTGTACCAAAGAGCCGGTGGCATACGGAGCAGTTTCTACCGAACACTTTGTAATGTGCTCCAACTATGCAGTGGACGGCGACGAAATCACCTTCCTTCGCAAAATGCTCACCGAATTATATCCCAACACCAGCTTCTCCTGTGTGCTGGATAGCTATGATTACTGGAACGTAATTGATAACATTCTGCCTCAACTTCACGATGAAATTTTAGCTCATAATGGCTGTATGCTGATGAGAGGTGATTCCGGAGACTGTGTAGAAGTAGTTACCAAAACCGTATTCAAGCTGTGGGACCAGTTCGGCGGAACTGTAAACTCCAAAGGATATAAAGTGTTGGATCCTCATGTAAAAGCTATTTATGGAGACAGCATTACCGTACAGCGTTGCGAAGAAATTTATGAAATCTTAATGAAGGAAGGTTTCGCTTGCTCTAACGTGGCTTTAGGTGTCGGCTCCTTCTCCATGCACTGTATTGAAGAAGACAATATGTTAAAACCTTTCACCAGAGACACCTTCTCTTCCTGCATCAAGGCTTGTTATGCAGAAGTGGACGGAAAATGCTACCCCGTTTTCAAAAATCCCAAAGACGGTGGCTTTAAAAAGAGCCAGAAAGGTCTCTGCTATGTGTATGAAGAAAACGGCGAATTAAAATACAAAGATGAATACACTTCCAAAAACATTCCCGAAGGAAATCTGTTGGAAACCGTATTTAAAGACGGAAAAATGGTAAAAGATTATACATTGGACGAAATACGTCAAAAATTGAATGGTGGTGAATTTTAA
- a CDS encoding ribose-phosphate pyrophosphokinase encodes MIKLNDTVVNIGHFPDGTMLLKQDIPEAEKITISWFYENDTEMMALIYLTNHLKAHQKEQIHLYLPYIPNARQDRVKTSEDVFTLKYFAGVINSLGFKTITVLDPHSSVSEALINNIIIEKPTKLIENTIAKITAAEGEAPSMFYPDEGAGKRYSGMIPLPYAFGIKKRDWATGQIKGLDVAGDVDNIQGKNILIVDDICSKGGTFYFSAKKLKELGAKNIYLHITHCENTIFDGDLLESGLITKIYTTNSILTKTHEMIEIVNL; translated from the coding sequence ATGATTAAATTAAATGATACTGTTGTAAATATCGGACATTTTCCGGATGGAACAATGCTCTTAAAACAGGATATTCCGGAAGCGGAAAAAATAACAATTTCCTGGTTTTACGAAAATGATACGGAAATGATGGCGCTGATTTACCTCACAAATCATCTGAAAGCGCACCAAAAAGAGCAAATTCATCTGTATCTGCCCTATATTCCAAATGCCCGTCAGGACAGAGTGAAAACCAGCGAAGATGTGTTCACCTTAAAATACTTTGCCGGAGTGATTAATTCTTTAGGATTCAAAACCATAACGGTCTTAGACCCGCATTCCAGCGTCAGCGAAGCTCTCATAAACAATATTATTATTGAAAAACCCACCAAACTCATTGAAAATACCATTGCCAAAATCACAGCAGCAGAAGGAGAAGCACCTTCTATGTTTTATCCCGATGAAGGAGCAGGAAAACGCTATTCCGGTATGATTCCCCTTCCCTATGCATTCGGTATCAAAAAACGTGATTGGGCAACCGGTCAGATCAAGGGACTGGACGTAGCAGGCGACGTAGATAATATTCAAGGTAAAAACATCCTGATTGTGGATGATATTTGTTCCAAAGGCGGCACTTTTTACTTCTCGGCGAAAAAATTAAAAGAACTGGGGGCAAAAAATATTTATCTGCATATCACCCATTGTGAAAACACCATCTTCGACGGTGACCTGCTAGAAAGTGGTCTGATTACAAAAATCTATACCACCAACAGTATTTTAACGAAAACACACGAAATGATAGAAATTGTAAACTTATAG
- the nadE gene encoding NAD(+) synthase, with the protein MFDAKKVKNDCVKWIQNFFEANGKDCNAVVGISGGKDSSIAAALCVEALGKDKVVGVLMPQGEQHDIDKAYELVNHLGIRHYEINIKDAVDGILENFPKDLEPTSQTVQNIPPRIRMSTLYAVSQSVNGRVCNTCNLSEDWVGYSTRYGDSVGDFSPLSNLTVTEVKQIGYELNLPKDLVDKIPIDGLCGKTDEENLGFTYAELDIYIRTGKIEDQAKKELIDRKHKMNLFKLELMPCFKPEV; encoded by the coding sequence ATGTTTGATGCAAAAAAAGTGAAAAATGACTGTGTAAAATGGATTCAGAATTTCTTTGAAGCAAACGGAAAAGATTGTAATGCGGTAGTTGGAATTTCCGGCGGAAAAGACAGCTCCATTGCGGCAGCTTTGTGTGTGGAAGCTTTGGGAAAAGATAAAGTTGTGGGAGTGTTAATGCCTCAGGGTGAACAGCACGATATCGACAAGGCTTATGAACTTGTTAATCACTTGGGAATCCGTCATTATGAAATCAATATCAAGGATGCGGTTGACGGCATCTTAGAAAACTTTCCAAAAGATTTAGAACCCACTTCTCAAACTGTTCAGAATATTCCTCCCAGAATCAGAATGTCTACCCTGTATGCAGTATCTCAGAGCGTAAACGGCAGAGTATGTAACACCTGTAATCTGTCGGAAGACTGGGTTGGATATTCCACCAGATACGGCGATTCCGTGGGTGATTTTTCTCCGCTTTCCAATCTGACGGTAACCGAAGTAAAACAAATCGGATATGAATTAAACTTACCCAAAGATTTGGTAGATAAAATCCCTATTGACGGTCTTTGCGGAAAAACTGATGAAGAAAATTTAGGGTTCACTTATGCGGAACTGGATATTTATATCAGAACCGGCAAAATTGAAGATCAGGCGAAAAAAGAACTGATTGACAGAAAACACAAAATGAATCTGTTTAAATTGGAACTGATGCCCTGCTTCAAACCGGAGGTATAA
- a CDS encoding nicotinamide-nucleotide adenylyltransferase → MRYKVGMYGGSFDPLHIGHIHDMIRAAAMCEELYIMISWCQGRESTSKELRYRWIYNSIKHLRNVKLIMIEDKAVSKEEYNTDYYWEKGAKDIKNTIGKPIDIVFCGSDYKGTNRFESLYEPESVVHYFDRTEVPISSTEIRTWALDHWDYIPGVCKSHYAKKVLIVGGESTGKSTLVQNLALAYNTNYVTEVGRETCEYAGGEDLMLAEDLYENFLRQKLNTMEAAKHCNRIVFVDTDALTTLFYSNFLLEGENENIKICTKFAEAISKTNIWDLVIFLEPEGTVFIQDGTRNENIKQERKKFSDQLKSFFQKYQVPFESISGDYLERFNKTKELIETKLNLTTKW, encoded by the coding sequence ATGCGCTATAAAGTGGGTATGTATGGCGGCTCCTTCGATCCCCTGCATATCGGACATATTCACGATATGATAAGAGCAGCTGCCATGTGTGAAGAACTCTATATTATGATCAGTTGGTGCCAAGGAAGAGAATCCACTTCAAAAGAACTTCGTTATCGTTGGATTTATAACAGCATCAAACATTTACGCAATGTCAAACTCATTATGATTGAAGACAAAGCAGTATCCAAAGAAGAATATAACACTGATTACTATTGGGAAAAAGGTGCAAAAGATATTAAAAATACGATTGGAAAGCCCATTGATATCGTCTTCTGCGGAAGTGACTACAAAGGGACCAACCGTTTCGAAAGCTTATATGAGCCGGAAAGTGTTGTTCATTATTTCGACAGAACGGAAGTTCCTATCAGCTCCACCGAAATCAGAACCTGGGCATTGGACCATTGGGATTATATTCCCGGGGTATGCAAATCACATTATGCAAAAAAGGTACTGATTGTTGGCGGAGAAAGCACCGGAAAATCCACGTTGGTTCAAAATCTGGCTTTGGCATATAACACAAATTATGTAACAGAAGTTGGCAGAGAAACCTGCGAATACGCAGGTGGTGAAGATTTAATGCTTGCAGAAGATTTATACGAAAATTTTCTTCGGCAGAAGCTTAATACTATGGAAGCGGCAAAACATTGTAACAGAATCGTTTTTGTGGACACTGATGCTCTTACCACTCTGTTTTACAGCAACTTCCTACTGGAAGGCGAAAATGAAAACATTAAAATTTGTACAAAGTTTGCAGAAGCAATTTCAAAAACAAACATCTGGGATCTGGTGATCTTTTTAGAACCGGAAGGCACCGTTTTTATCCAGGATGGAACCAGAAACGAAAACATCAAACAGGAACGCAAAAAATTCAGTGACCAACTGAAAAGCTTTTTTCAAAAGTACCAAGTTCCTTTTGAAAGCATCAGTGGAGATTATTTAGAACGATTTAACAAAACCAAAGAACTCATTGAAACAAAACTCAATCTAACAACAAAATGGTAA
- a CDS encoding nicotinamide mononucleotide transporter — protein MKNFLKTELTGWKVWEVCWLVIAIVIILALSLYWQDTPMGIISATTGVACVVCTGKGKLSAYIFGLVNSILYAIIAYQSTYYGETMLNAIYYVPMQFVGFFIWAKNMNQETKEVKKQHMKVTGRLLTLGAIILSTVLYGLILKAMGDAMPYVDSFTTVSSVIAMIVSVKMYSEQWWIWVGVNIFTIYMWWTEFVIGGDNIATLLMWCVYLINSVMMLIKWETEARRKV, from the coding sequence ATGAAAAACTTTTTAAAAACTGAATTAACCGGATGGAAAGTGTGGGAAGTGTGCTGGCTTGTTATCGCCATTGTCATCATCTTAGCACTTTCCCTCTACTGGCAGGATACTCCAATGGGAATCATTTCAGCAACCACCGGAGTTGCCTGCGTGGTATGTACCGGAAAAGGAAAGCTTTCCGCATACATATTCGGTTTAGTAAACAGCATTCTGTATGCAATCATTGCTTATCAATCCACCTATTACGGCGAAACCATGCTGAATGCAATTTACTACGTACCGATGCAATTTGTAGGCTTCTTCATCTGGGCAAAAAATATGAATCAAGAAACCAAGGAAGTAAAAAAACAACATATGAAAGTCACAGGCAGACTGTTGACATTGGGAGCAATTATTCTATCGACTGTGTTATACGGATTAATTTTAAAAGCGATGGGTGATGCAATGCCATATGTTGACAGTTTCACCACAGTATCCTCTGTGATTGCAATGATTGTTTCTGTAAAAATGTATTCCGAACAATGGTGGATCTGGGTGGGAGTGAACATTTTTACCATCTATATGTGGTGGACAGAATTTGTCATCGGCGGTGATAATATTGCCACTCTCTTAATGTGGTGTGTTTACCTGATAAACTCTGTGATGATGCTTATCAAATGGGAAACGGAAGCAAGAAGGAAGGTGTAA
- a CDS encoding radical SAM protein has product MNIQSLSIVVPNRSCINNCKFCVSRMHCEDIPYHIHIDDPDFETHQSDYLKRLAFARDNGCNTVMLTGSSEPQQNKQFLQYFAEMNKRLEKPFRWIEMQTTGVLLDDGYLNFLRKSVGVNTISVSITSFDDEVNRSYVQMPEKYAVNLQELTKKIKSFGFNLRLSVNMTDYFNKYHRNAAEFFEDAKKLFNPDQMTIRLLYKTNDASPQSDWVNEHACNEDVTNEIVDTVRSNGIQLERLPYGRIKYSYLGMSLVVDDDCMSKTAVEDYKYLILQPNCRLYSRWDDTASLIF; this is encoded by the coding sequence ATGAATATCCAAAGTTTATCTATCGTTGTTCCCAATCGCTCATGTATCAACAATTGCAAATTCTGTGTCAGCAGAATGCATTGTGAAGATATTCCCTATCATATTCACATTGATGATCCCGATTTTGAAACCCATCAGAGCGATTATTTAAAACGGCTTGCATTCGCAAGAGATAACGGCTGTAATACCGTGATGCTCACCGGTTCCAGCGAACCTCAGCAAAACAAGCAATTTCTGCAATATTTTGCCGAAATGAACAAACGGCTGGAAAAACCTTTCCGTTGGATTGAAATGCAAACCACCGGTGTACTTTTAGATGACGGTTACCTGAACTTTTTAAGGAAAAGTGTTGGAGTAAATACTATCAGTGTGTCCATCACCTCTTTTGATGATGAAGTCAACCGTTCCTACGTGCAGATGCCTGAAAAATATGCAGTAAATCTGCAGGAACTTACGAAAAAAATCAAATCTTTCGGATTCAATTTAAGATTATCTGTCAACATGACTGATTATTTCAATAAATATCATCGGAATGCAGCCGAATTTTTTGAGGATGCGAAAAAATTATTCAATCCAGACCAGATGACCATTCGTCTTCTATACAAAACCAATGACGCAAGTCCCCAGTCTGATTGGGTCAACGAACACGCCTGCAACGAAGATGTCACCAACGAAATCGTGGACACTGTACGTTCTAACGGGATTCAACTGGAACGCCTCCCCTACGGCAGAATCAAATATTCCTATCTCGGAATGTCGTTAGTGGTTGATGATGACTGTATGAGTAAAACTGCTGTGGAAGATTATAAATACTTAATTCTGCAGCCAAACTGCAGATTATACAGTCGTTGGGATGATACTGCAAGTCTTATTTTTTAA